The following coding sequences are from one Amyelois transitella isolate CPQ chromosome 23, ilAmyTran1.1, whole genome shotgun sequence window:
- the LOC106130713 gene encoding uncharacterized protein LOC106130713: MWRTLALFAFASVCLALPAQDSSHTDNDLEGLGDCLRKDSTSCLKYKFFSYVDKMLGQKDSFALTDGVTVVKATDAPAETGAPRSLDPVSRLKSYFETHSLRVEVKGSDVIDAVSSAGRALEDTVTSFVDDGTEEGRGKKKKAAKMLGPLIAALALKMMALLPLAIGAIALIAGKALLIGKLALVLSAIIGLKKLLSQQKHVTYEVVAHPHHSSSHTSSHDYGGTSGYGGDSGGYSSGGSSSGHGGGWGRSMEAQSLAYSAQKPQ; the protein is encoded by the coding sequence ATGTGGCGGACTCTCGCGCTTTTCGCGTTCGCATCAGTATGCCTCGCGCTTCCCGCCCAAGACTCGTCACACACCGACAATGATCTCGAAGGACTCGGAGACTGCCTCAGGAAAGACTCGACCTCGTGCCTCAAATACAAATTCTTCTCCTACGTCGACAAGATGCTCGGACAGAAGGATTCCTTCGCGCTCACCGATGGCGTCACAGTTGTTAAAGCTACCGACGCTCCCGCCGAAACTGGAGCGCCGAGATCCTTAGATCCTGTCTCTAGGCTGAAGAGTTACTTCGAAACGCATTCTTTAAGAGTTGAAGTGAAAGGTTCGGATGTGATCGATGCCGTGTCCAGTGCCGGTCGTGCTTTGGAAGATACAGTGACCTCGTTTGTTGATGATGGGACGGAAGAAGGTAGGGGGAAGAAGAAAAAGGCAGCCAAAATGTTGGGGCCTTTGATCGCGGCGTTGGCGTTGAAAATGATGGCTCTTCTTCCGCTGGCGATTGGCGCGATCGCTTTGATTGCTGGAAAGGCGTTGCTGATCGGTAAATTGGCGTTGGTGCTGTCTGCGATAATTGGACTGAAGAAATTGCTCTCTCAACAGAAACACGTGACTTACGAAGTGGTTGCGCATCCTCATCATTCGTCGAGTCACACATCGAGTCACGACTACGGTGGTACAAGTGGATATGGGGGAGATTCAGGTGGTTACAGTAGTGGGGGGAGCAGCAGCGGTCACGGAGGAGGCTGGGGACGGTCAATGGAGGCACAGAGCTTAGCATACTCAGCTCAGAAACCTCAATGA